The DNA window CTGGTGCCTGGCTCACCGCGCATCATGGACACGGCCCGGTCCAGAGCCATGCCTTCAGTAGAAACCCCATCTATCTCCACTATGTGGTCCCCTGGCATCAGCCCTGCCCGCATCCCTGGGGTATTCTCAATCGGTGTAATTATGGTGATGTTCTTGTTCCTGATCCCGACGAGAATGCCTATGCCTCCGAACACGCCCGCCGAATCATCGCGGAGCGCCTGGAAGTCCTTGGGGCTCATGTACCGGGTGTAGGGATCACCCAGCGACTCCAGCATCCCCGAGACGGTCCCCCGGGCGAAGTAGGCCGATATCAGCTTGGAGACAGATACCGGCTTGTAGAACTCGCTCTTCACCAAGTAGATTGCCTCAAGAGCTGTACGGACGTCTCGGTATTTCGGCTGGGCGTCCCCAGGCGCCGGCGTGCCCCCGAGCGCCACCGGAGCCAGGATTGCCAGGATAACGAAAATGGCCGCGACGGCCGCGAGACGTCTGGGTGATTTCCCGCCGTATGACTCAGGCATTCGCGTGCACCTGCTTTCTGTACTCCATACATCCTATGCAGGCTGACGAAGTAGTCGAACCTGCAGCGCGGGCAGGACGCGATTTCATCGTTTTGGCAGCCAATCCATGGGGTCCTTGGGTGTCCCGCCGTCCCGAACCTCGAAATGGAGGTGAGGGCCTGTGGAGAACCCGGTGCTGCCGACACGGGCGATCAGATCACCCTGGAGCACTGCTTTCCCCGCGGAGACCGCGAGTGAGCTTGCGTGCCCGTAGAGGGTGGAAAGCCCTCCCCCGTGATCGAGTATGACTGTGTTCCCGTACCCGCTTATCCACCCGGAGTATAGCACATATCCATCAGCCGCGGCCACCACCGGCGTGCCGGTCCTCGCGGCTATGTCTATGCCAGAGTGGAAGCGGCGGTCTCCGAATATGGGATGAGTCCGCCACCCAAATGCCGACGTAACCCGACCTTCAGTGGGCCAGGTGAACTTCCCCCTCCATCTGACCAACTGCCCAGCCCGACCCAGCCTGGCCTGCATCTCCCTGATCGAGTGCTCGAGCTCACGGGACTGTCTCTCTTCCTCGGCAAGCTCCCGTTCCCACCTAGCGCGCTCGGCTCGCATGCGCTTGAGGTAGTACTCGCGCTCCGCCATCCTTGACGCCATGGACCTCTCCTCATCCTTGAGGCTGGATCTAAGAAGCGAGATCTCCTTCCGCGCCTCCTCAAGCCGCCTCTGATGCTGGGCCAGTTCCTCGCGGCGGGCCTCTATGGCTTCCTTCTCTTCCCTGACGCGACGGAACATGCTCAGGTCCTGTTCGAGGACCATACCGATCAGTTCATACCTGGTCACGAAATCCAGGAAGTCCCGGGACTCCAGGAGCATCTCCAGGTAAGTCCCGGGCCCTAGCTTGTAGATGTCCACGAGGCGCTGAGAGAGAGCTCCTACCTTGCGCTCATAATCCCGTGTGACTACGTCAA is part of the Bacillota bacterium genome and encodes:
- a CDS encoding peptidoglycan DD-metalloendopeptidase family protein, producing MMPGFRRVVVYVVLACSAAPFLLTGGGLANPSAQELSRQKDALTELQEQIEVTRQELFRFRREEQNALQAVQKIEEELEALRTRITNLDSRLKSAQAQLARLSAEFEVAGRELDVVTRDYERKVGALSQRLVDIYKLGPGTYLEMLLESRDFLDFVTRYELIGMVLEQDLSMFRRVREEKEAIEARREELAQHQRRLEEARKEISLLRSSLKDEERSMASRMAEREYYLKRMRAERARWERELAEEERQSRELEHSIREMQARLGRAGQLVRWRGKFTWPTEGRVTSAFGWRTHPIFGDRRFHSGIDIAARTGTPVVAAADGYVLYSGWISGYGNTVILDHGGGLSTLYGHASSLAVSAGKAVLQGDLIARVGSTGFSTGPHLHFEVRDGGTPKDPMDWLPKR